The Naumovozyma dairenensis CBS 421 chromosome 2, complete genome genome segment ATGATGTTTTTGCAAATGGAAGATTTTAGCAAATTCCGCACCCAATGCAGCATCGAATTCTTCATCGTACAAGATTTTCccctcttcttcatctaacCCGTATTGAACCATAACATCATTTTTAAAGTCTTTCAAAATAGTTTCATCAGTAACAGGATCCTTTTCCAATTTGGCCCCCatagaagataataatcCAGGAACAGGAGTTTGAGCAATCAATCTTTTCCCTGCGAAATCAACGATGGTTGTTAAGACATATCTTACCTGATCTAATTTTACTCTATTTAATACGTTTAtagttttcaaatcttgaGTGGCGGAAACTCTTGcagtttcttcatcaacGATTAAATCCTTGTTGGAAACTTTATCAGCGAATGAatagaatatatcatcaattaaatagATGTGTTCGTTGGTAACCGATTCTGGATTTAATGGGATCGAATCATTAGTGAAGATGGACATAGCACCTTTGATCGCTGCGATGGTGAAATCATGGGTGATTTTagtttgtaatttttcaaattcgaTACGGTTAGGGATCGAATCTAATGGTAGATCTTTAATCGCTTGGTATTGATCATTGAAAGTGGTATCGTTTGATTTTGTTATTGGAGATAGATCTTGAGAAGTTAATTGTAAACGTAGAAAATCTGATGGATTTGTCGGTGATGAAACCATCCATGGCTTATGCAAGAAAGTGGTCAATGGTTTCACGTAGGAGACGGATTCtaaattagataatttcttttctaacGCTTCCACGTGAGAAGTGAATTTTTTAGAATGATAAGCTAATAAATCGTACAAAGTATAGAAGGTACCAGATTTAATTTGagttttattatcttcttcttcaaatattttttcatttggatCGAATTTAGTAGcagatgatttattaacGAAAAATCCAGATGGAGTGACAGTAATGTGGAAGGTTTCACTTTCTAAAGTGACAACCTGAATGTAAAACAAATGTCCTTTAGATTTATAAAAGACAGGAACTGGATTATAAccagataatgataaagaacGAAGACATGGAGTTATTATGTCAGTTTCAGCAGACagtaatttattaatggaACTATTAGCGGAAGcttcaaaaatttcatgAACCATGGATGCAAATTTAGACTtctcttcatcatttacttcaaaaacatttttcttctttggttcttcttctttcgtaccttcttctttctcttggtctttcttttcttcaattggaattttcttttctttaatatcatctaatggtaaagaattgaatttagAATGAGTGGAGATAGCGAATTCAGATAACCCATCGATGGATTCAGAAGAGAACCCGACAAAATCACGAACAGTTAAAAGATGGTGTAACCCACTTCTAGTAGTGTAGGGTTTCAAAGAAACGTTCAATTTAGCAACtttgtcattattatttgccAATGACTCACCAAGAGTAGCTTCCTCTGACAATATTTTACCGTTATGAGTTAATTGAATATTCGTCAAATATTTAGATTGTTCAGAGATGGCTAAAACATCTACAACTGTTCTGATTTTGACATCTTtgttgaattggaaaagcAATTCATTCTTTTTGGTGTTGTCAGCTGTAGTTGAAGATGCTTTGTGGTTGCGGTTAGATTTCTTCCCTTTGgtatcgttattattatgatgatggtgaCGAGGAATTGATAAAACAGGTAATTTTATAGAGACCTGAACGTTCTCATTCTGTTCGGTTTTAATTGAGTCGCTGGTGCTGACAGCATCAGTTGTAGCAGCAGACATTGCAAAGCAAAATTTTAcagttgttgttgatgttaGTCTTCGCTAGCAATACAGGTTTATATTTCCAATACAAAAAGAgtataaaataaagaatatatctAATCTATAAAGCAATTTATTAAGTGCTAAATCTTAAAGTGTTCGTTGCTTCATGACATTACTTAGTTACTCATACATAATTTGCCGAAGGAgttttccaatttcaaGCGTCCAAAGAATTTGATATAATGGAATTGTGGAAACTTCGAAGAAATGGATGGATGGATGGATGGACTGAGGGTAACCACTAGGCATGTTCTCGTTAGAAAACTTAAAAAAACTCCGATACGGGGAGTCGAACCCCGGTCTCCACGGTGAAAGCGTGATGTGATAGCCGTTACACTATATCGGATGATATTTCATAATTTCTGTAAGATATCCAATCGAGATAACGAAGCATTGGCGTCATGCCAAAGTGTCAcaaagaagtatgtttattttattattgtttgagTAATTACTGTCACGAAATTATGTGTCGTTATCAGTTAAGTAagtcaagaattattattatgaagtttACCAGGTTCGAAGTAATGACCCGAACTATGTTATGCACCATACATGTTTGTAGCTGTATaacgtttattgaattataattgaatatcgtttgttgaattaagtcGAATGCCATGCAagtgttatcttattattattaagattgtttttgattgcaGCCACGTCTACGGTTTCGGCCGGCCATGCGTACAAGAGTTATGTATTGGGTCGGTTAAGTCGTATGGTTTTGCTGAGTAAACACTCAGGCGTTCTGGATTAGTCTCTCCTAATCAAACCTACAAGTATTTAGAGTGTCCTGCGGAGCACCTAGTCGAAAGGACTTTGAGAGCGGTGTTCATGATTACGAATATTGTTTTATGCATGCATGACTTCAACGAGATACTATATGAACTtctagaatttatttgacttactaagttattactttattaacattatccTAAGCCACAATTGTGTGAACAACTAGGTGTGTGCCTGTGGGAAGAAAGATACTACTAacctttaatttattttattttactttattttatttctatttttacCAATCCAGTGAATTACCGTGGAACAGAGAAGTTTAAAGTTTATTGAGGTCTGACATGAAACTAATCTAAAACGACACGTATTATCCAAATTACCTATTACAGCTTTGTTAGAGAAAAGTAATGGCTAGTAAGAAAGGTTATTgacaagagaaaaagtattctggaaagattataaaaggACTGAAAGTTGAACTAGAATTAGAGGTATTTTAGTTAGTTATTTATAtctctttattagttattatttatactatatatgaAGAGAGCAACCCGAATCATCTATTCGCTAGAATCCTAAATTCTACTCTCTGCCTTTAAGAAGTTTAGATTTTGATCTATTATCGAACCCATATTTTACATTTCCCCAATGGTTTAGAAAACCATAAGAGTAGGATATAATCATGAGAGTGTATTGATTGAACCTGTATTCTAAATTGATATTTGTCTTGActtttagatatatatttcaaagacTCTATGAGGCTtgtattaatatatatattatattggCTTTTAATTAAGGCAGTTATAACTGGTTGTAAAAAGTAAAAGTAATCTTTAACATAGTAAGAGTTCTATATTCTCTTCTGTTTTATGTatacaaataatatgtaataatcaataataCTTTAATATACAGTTGCTTTGTTGCTTTTCAACGACATTTCCTTATTTTGGATACTTTTCCTTATGTTAATCGTTATCAACAAGATGTTTACGATTTGGTGTCATATTCTTAATGGCAAATCAATACAAGAGTCATTCCCGGGATGAACTCCTCATTCCCTTACCCGTTTAGCACTGAAGTGACACTGTCGTATTTTGGTTAATCCACAAGGTAGGATTAACGACTTTTTTTTATGAACGATTCAAAAAGTCTCTTAATGGGCTCATCAAATTGCAAATATCCCTCTtttaaacttttcaattgcTCAAAccttccttttcttctcatCAATAATTTAGTGCTAATAAAAGCGTAGGTGAGACATATACCCCTTCCTGGGGACTTAGTCCTGTTAAACTAGATGTCCCTAAAATAGaactttttttattatattataaaaatgtAGGATGTCAATAGCCAAGACAAACCCGAAGGTTTAGTTGTTGAAGACAGCATGTTCAAGAACTTTTGTTCATTAGACAGATATATGTTATTAGTTGAAACACAACCTTTACATGATATTGGAACCAGTTAGACCTCCCAATGAAACAAGTGacaaatgaattatatgTAGTGGTATTTAGCTGAAGACggtgaagatgatgaatataCTGGGGGTGAAGTAGATGTTAATGGAGAAGTTACCAAGATAACTCATCATGACGAAGATATCATTAAAGTTGAGGAAAATTTGCTAATACTGAGAATGAAAAGGCATTAAAAcactttgaagaaaaacaatgatTGATCCTGATGCTGATAACTAGCACAGATTTTTACTCTTTCCTGCTAAAGGCACGtgtgtatatatgtaaattaatgaataataaaagaagattaaaggtatctattttttcttacaTACAGCAGAAGAACTGTCGTATATATGTATTCACTCATTCATTTATTCATCTTTCACTTGGGACTGTGACTGTTGTAGTTGTagttgttcttgttgttgttttaaGAATCGTTCTCTGAGcatttctttaatttcttgcTTTTGTTTAACGTATTCTTCTGCTCTTCCTAATGAAGAGTCTACTACATCAATTACGTTTCTGACGACATCTAATGATTCTTTGGCTAAGATTAATACTTTCCCATTTGTACTTATATAATTTGAACTTGAATTTAGAGTTGGTTGATTTTGTTCGGAAGTTGCAGCTGGAGTAGAGAAGAAAGAATTGTTAACACTTATTGTCCAATTTGTGGGTAAATTAAGCAAAGTTTCTCTTACTTGAGTTCTTGCAGGTTCCGGGAGTGAACTTCCTGTGTATTTTGATACTAACGAATAAACTTTTTTGATAGTCCCCACTATTTCCATTTTAATTATTGTTGATTGTTCATCATAGTCTTTTGATGGTTCATTTGcatcaaaatattcttcatcgtcatcgtccTCATCGTCTTCAGAATCTGTAGCTGATGAtgtatcatcatttgattttttagTTATATTTTTAGGATGTCGTATATGGTGtctattaccattattatgattAGTAATGTGTGTAGTTCTTGCGACTTGTTCTTCTGTGACCATATCTTGTAGGTAAGAGACTTTATCAGataattgtttatttgctaattttaaaagatgaagacAAGCAATCAAACTTTTTTTAGATTCAATGGACATATTCAACTTATATTCCTTTAAATTGTCTTTACTTTTAGCGATTGCCTCAGAAATCTTTTGTCTTTTTGAGATTCGAAAGTATTCTTCTTCGTTATctgattcatcatcatcatcttcttcgtcttcgttatcattttcagaGTCGgtataattttcttcatatgCGTCGTCTAATAATCTTGCAATGGAAGATACTCTTTTTTTACTATTAAAATCGTCATAAAATGTGACGACATTTTTACAAACTCTATCTAATAACGTTTCAGTTTCTTgctcttgttcttgttcttgttcctgttcttgttcattttcattttcattttcagaaTGGGGATCCTTGTCAGATATTTCAATGTTAGCTTCATTACTTATTCGTCG includes the following:
- the OPI1 gene encoding transcriptional regulator OPI1 (similar to Saccharomyces cerevisiae OPI1 (YHL020C); ancestral locus Anc_2.557) encodes the protein MSSSPPSSITKHGNLSEEEVRAAEVLGVLRHSNRTRTNSNAAVLSIKNIIEPTTEVDATNNNLDNRRISNEANIEISDKDPHSENENENEQEQEQEQEQEQETETLLDRVCKNVVTFYDDFNSKKRVSSIARLLDDAYEENYTDSENDNEDEEDDDDESDNEEEYFRISKRQKISEAIAKSKDNLKEYKLNMSIESKKSLIACLHLLKLANKQLSDKVSYLQDMVTEEQVARTTHITNHNNGNRHHIRHPKNITKKSNDDTSSATDSEDDEDDDDEEYFDANEPSKDYDEQSTIIKMEIVGTIKKVYSLVSKYTGSSLPEPARTQVRETLLNLPTNWTISVNNSFFSTPAATSEQNQPTLNSSSNYISTNGKVLILAKESLDVVRNVIDVVDSSLGRAEEYVKQKQEIKEMLRERFLKQQQEQLQLQQSQSQVKDE